From one Agathobaculum sp. NTUH-O15-33 genomic stretch:
- the cbiB gene encoding adenosylcobinamide-phosphate synthase CbiB: MTITFAVILGFLLDAALGDPKGAWHPACLIGRLISLLERALRRLFPKTPRGETAAGVLLWLLTCGVSFALPFFALRLLSRRHFWLAFALQTALCWLLFARKSLMRAGEHVRRALSVSLEEGRTAVSWYVGRDTGELDEAGVTKAAVETVAENLTDGVVSPLVFMLLGGAPLGMLYKAVNTLDSMVGYHNEKYEYFGKFAAKMDDICNFIPARLAAVCLIAAAGLFTV; the protein is encoded by the coding sequence GTGACCATTACCTTTGCCGTAATTCTCGGATTTTTGCTGGACGCCGCCTTGGGCGACCCAAAGGGCGCTTGGCACCCGGCCTGCCTGATCGGGCGGCTGATTTCGCTTTTGGAGCGGGCGCTGCGGCGGCTGTTCCCCAAAACGCCGCGCGGCGAAACCGCGGCGGGCGTTTTGCTGTGGCTTTTGACGTGTGGGGTAAGCTTTGCGCTTCCCTTTTTCGCGCTGCGTCTGCTGTCCCGCCGGCATTTTTGGCTGGCCTTTGCGCTGCAAACGGCGCTTTGCTGGCTGCTGTTCGCGCGCAAAAGTCTCATGCGCGCGGGCGAGCATGTGCGCCGGGCGCTCAGCGTTTCGCTTGAGGAGGGGAGAACGGCCGTTTCGTGGTACGTGGGCCGCGACACGGGCGAGCTGGACGAGGCGGGCGTGACCAAGGCGGCGGTTGAGACCGTGGCCGAAAACCTGACCGACGGCGTGGTTTCGCCCTTGGTGTTCATGCTGCTCGGCGGCGCGCCGCTCGGTATGCTGTACAAGGCGGTGAACACGCTCGATTCCATGGTCGGCTATCACAATGAAAAGTACGAGTACTTTGGCAAGTTTGCGGCCAAAATGGATGATATCTGCAACTTTATCCCCGCCAGATTGGCCGCCGTGTGTTTGATCGCCGCGGCGGGGCTTTTTACGGTTTGA
- a CDS encoding sirohydrochlorin cobaltochelatase, producing MGKKALAAVSFGTSYPQAREAISRIERALAAARPDYQLFRAFTSGMVADRIEREEGVRIPSPAALLERLAAEGYDEVLCQSLHVIPGFEYEKLQKAIEPYAARFKKLTLGKPLLWDTKDYLRLSRALLAHMPKLGADEAFVWMGHGTDHPANAAYALLENTFRFDGAERVYVATVEGFPNFDYVLRRLHRQGVSRVRLAPLMVVAGDHAQNDLAGPEEDSWKSVLESEGYHVQCDLRGLGEYEEVAALFAAHLPA from the coding sequence ATGGGCAAAAAAGCATTGGCGGCGGTCAGCTTCGGCACCAGCTACCCGCAGGCGCGCGAGGCGATCAGCCGGATCGAGCGGGCGCTCGCCGCGGCCCGGCCGGATTATCAGCTGTTCCGCGCGTTTACCTCGGGCATGGTGGCGGACCGGATCGAACGGGAAGAGGGCGTGCGCATTCCAAGCCCCGCGGCGCTCTTGGAGCGGCTCGCGGCGGAAGGGTACGACGAGGTGCTCTGCCAGAGCCTGCACGTGATCCCCGGGTTTGAATACGAAAAGCTGCAAAAGGCGATCGAGCCGTATGCGGCGCGGTTTAAAAAGCTGACGCTCGGCAAGCCGCTTTTGTGGGACACGAAGGATTATTTGCGCCTTTCGCGCGCGCTGCTCGCGCATATGCCGAAGCTTGGCGCGGACGAAGCGTTCGTTTGGATGGGCCACGGCACCGACCACCCGGCGAACGCGGCTTACGCGCTGCTGGAAAACACCTTCCGCTTTGACGGGGCGGAGCGCGTGTACGTCGCCACGGTCGAAGGGTTCCCGAATTTCGATTATGTGCTGCGCCGCCTGCACCGGCAGGGCGTGAGCCGCGTGCGGCTGGCCCCGCTGATGGTCGTCGCGGGCGATCACGCGCAGAACGATCTGGCCGGGCCGGAGGAGGATAGCTGGAAGTCCGTTTTGGAGAGCGAGGGCTACCACGTCCAGTGCGATCTGCGCGGCCTTGGCGAATACGAAGAGGTGGCCGCGCTGTTCGCGGCGCATCTGCCCGCGTAA
- a CDS encoding bifunctional adenosylcobinamide kinase/adenosylcobinamide-phosphate guanylyltransferase: MLLLITGGAASGKSAHAERLLCSAAPGDKLYLATMEPFGEAARKRIERHRALRAGKGFHTAERPLGLEAVAFEKSYDGVLLEDLGNLLANELFAPDGAGDRAEAAILRGIDHVRAHCDTLAVVTDEIFSDGLAYPAETMRYMHLLARLNAALARRADAVYESVCGILLPIKEGKDT; this comes from the coding sequence ATGCTGCTACTCATCACAGGGGGCGCGGCCTCGGGCAAGTCGGCGCACGCCGAGCGCCTGCTTTGCTCTGCCGCGCCGGGGGACAAGCTCTACCTTGCCACCATGGAGCCGTTCGGCGAAGCGGCCCGGAAGCGCATCGAACGCCACCGGGCGCTGCGCGCGGGCAAGGGCTTTCATACCGCCGAGCGCCCGTTGGGGCTGGAAGCCGTGGCTTTTGAAAAATCGTATGACGGCGTTTTGCTCGAGGACCTCGGCAATCTGCTGGCAAACGAGCTGTTCGCGCCGGATGGCGCGGGTGATCGGGCGGAAGCCGCGATTTTGCGCGGTATCGACCATGTGCGGGCGCACTGCGATACGCTTGCCGTTGTGACGGACGAGATATTTTCGGACGGCCTCGCGTATCCGGCGGAGACGATGCGGTATATGCACCTGCTGGCCCGGCTGAACGCCGCGCTGGCCCGGCGCGCGGACGCGGTGTACGAATCGGTTTGCGGCATTTTGCTGCCCATAAAGGAGGGGAAGGACACTTGA
- a CDS encoding pyridoxal phosphate-dependent aminotransferase encodes MQYQHGGDVYSYAEGHGGALPTDLSANINPYGPPESVLAALHDAVALCGRYPDPYCRAARRAVGAREGIDPAWIYPGNGAADVLDRLALVLRPKTALLLAPTFAEYERALGACETRFHALREEEGFALTERILTDLAPAPDAVFLCNPNNPTGRAVDPALMRKIAAVCEKNDIWLIVDECFSDFLTDEARHTLKDLLPRHQKLVLLRAYTKMYAVPGVRFGWCMTANRDLIEALYQAGQPWNVSVFAQACAVAAAGEAAFARDSAQRIAAERAFLRTELGARGLWVCPGEANYLLFRAPDESLAEKLAARGVMVRDCSNYRGLARGYYRAAVRGRAESAALLAALDTLNEGGMD; translated from the coding sequence ATGCAATATCAGCACGGGGGCGATGTGTATTCCTATGCCGAAGGGCACGGGGGCGCGCTGCCGACCGATCTTTCGGCGAATATCAACCCCTATGGGCCGCCCGAAAGCGTTTTAGCAGCGCTGCATGACGCGGTGGCGCTCTGCGGCCGGTACCCCGACCCCTATTGCCGCGCGGCGCGGCGCGCGGTCGGCGCGCGGGAGGGGATAGACCCCGCGTGGATCTACCCCGGCAACGGCGCGGCCGACGTGCTCGACCGGCTGGCGCTTGTTTTACGCCCGAAAACCGCGCTGCTGCTCGCGCCCACCTTCGCCGAATATGAGCGCGCGCTCGGCGCGTGCGAAACGCGCTTTCACGCCCTGCGCGAAGAGGAGGGCTTCGCCCTGACCGAGCGCATCCTGACCGACCTTGCGCCCGCGCCGGACGCGGTGTTCCTCTGCAACCCGAACAACCCGACCGGCCGCGCCGTCGACCCCGCGCTGATGCGTAAAATCGCGGCGGTTTGCGAAAAAAACGATATCTGGCTGATCGTGGACGAGTGCTTTTCGGATTTTTTGACCGATGAAGCGCGGCATACGCTGAAGGATTTGCTGCCGCGCCATCAAAAGCTGGTGCTGCTGCGCGCCTACACCAAAATGTACGCCGTGCCCGGCGTGCGCTTTGGCTGGTGCATGACGGCGAACCGTGATTTGATCGAAGCGCTGTATCAGGCGGGCCAGCCGTGGAACGTGTCGGTGTTCGCGCAGGCCTGCGCGGTCGCGGCGGCGGGCGAAGCGGCGTTCGCACGGGATTCCGCGCAGAGAATCGCGGCGGAACGGGCGTTTTTAAGAACCGAGCTGGGCGCGCGGGGGCTTTGGGTCTGTCCGGGCGAGGCAAACTACCTGCTTTTCCGCGCTCCGGACGAGTCGCTTGCCGAAAAGCTTGCGGCGCGGGGCGTAATGGTGCGGGACTGCTCCAATTACCGGGGTCTCGCGCGCGGCTATTACCGCGCCGCCGTGCGCGGTAGGGCGGAGAGCGCGGCGCTTCTAGCCGCGCTCGACACGCTGAACGAGGGAGGAATGGACTGA
- a CDS encoding bifunctional adenosylcobinamide kinase/adenosylcobinamide-phosphate guanylyltransferase, with product MTVLFIGGAYQGKAALAKRLYPALPLETNLQDRVREELENGRDPMALKARLLGKAVTCDETGCGVVPVDPAMEGWREAVGRLCCALAAEADAVVRVIAGVPQWIKGEAP from the coding sequence ATGACCGTACTGTTCATCGGGGGCGCTTATCAGGGCAAGGCGGCGCTGGCCAAGCGCCTGTATCCGGCCTTGCCGCTGGAAACGAATTTGCAGGACCGGGTCCGCGAGGAACTGGAAAACGGCCGCGACCCGATGGCGCTCAAAGCCCGCCTTTTGGGTAAGGCGGTCACCTGCGACGAGACCGGCTGCGGCGTGGTGCCGGTCGACCCGGCCATGGAGGGCTGGCGCGAAGCCGTGGGGCGGCTGTGCTGCGCGCTCGCCGCGGAGGCGGACGCCGTGGTTCGCGTGATCGCGGGCGTGCCTCAATGGATCAAGGGGGAAGCGCCGTGA
- a CDS encoding cobyrinate a,c-diamide synthase, with the protein MANDAARLLLGGTGSGCGKTTVTSAVLRALARRGEKLHAFKCGPDYIDPMFHTAAIGVPSRNLDLFFVEGKTARAMLADCIPAGGVGVVEGAMGFYDGVSGDTDEASAAHLARETETPAVLVARPRGQSLSLAAELSGFRTFGENTLAGVVLNDVSRAMYPYYKKIAEKAGLRVFGHLPPVAEAAIPDRHLGLVTAGEIEDLQRKLDLLADAAESCIDLDGLVALAHRAPPLMDKLETPPPVTAGTVRIAVARDEAFCFYYEDNFDLLRAMGATLVFFSPLRDRALPAGADGLYLGGGYPELHADALQKNKSMRESVRRAVAGGLPTVAECGGFLYLHQTLCGRAMAGALCGAADMTARLQPFGYVTLYAARDNLLCPAGGQIRAHEFHYAASGLAGYGFTARKPNGRAWPSAVSSPTLYAGFPHLYFRSNPLFAENFIRRCAGMEAKR; encoded by the coding sequence ATGGCGAATGACGCGGCGCGGCTGCTCCTTGGCGGCACGGGTTCGGGCTGCGGCAAAACCACGGTGACGAGCGCGGTTTTACGCGCGCTTGCCCGGCGCGGCGAAAAGCTGCACGCCTTCAAATGCGGGCCGGATTATATCGATCCCATGTTCCACACCGCGGCGATCGGCGTGCCCAGCCGCAACCTCGACCTGTTCTTTGTGGAGGGCAAAACGGCGAGAGCCATGCTGGCGGACTGCATCCCCGCCGGCGGCGTGGGCGTGGTAGAGGGCGCGATGGGTTTTTACGACGGCGTTTCGGGCGATACGGACGAGGCATCCGCCGCCCATCTCGCGCGGGAAACGGAAACGCCCGCCGTGCTGGTCGCCAGACCGCGCGGACAGTCGCTTTCGCTCGCGGCGGAGCTTTCCGGTTTTCGCACCTTTGGCGAAAACACGCTGGCGGGCGTTGTTTTAAACGACGTATCGCGGGCCATGTACCCCTATTATAAGAAAATAGCGGAAAAGGCGGGGCTGCGCGTATTCGGCCATCTGCCGCCCGTGGCCGAGGCCGCGATACCGGACCGGCACCTCGGCCTTGTCACGGCGGGCGAAATAGAGGATTTACAGCGAAAGCTCGACCTGCTGGCCGACGCGGCGGAGTCCTGCATCGATCTTGACGGGCTTGTGGCGCTCGCCCACCGCGCGCCGCCGCTTATGGACAAGCTTGAAACGCCGCCGCCTGTCACGGCGGGGACGGTGCGCATCGCGGTCGCGCGGGACGAGGCGTTTTGCTTTTATTACGAGGATAACTTCGATCTGCTGCGCGCGATGGGGGCCACGCTCGTTTTCTTTTCCCCCTTGCGCGACCGGGCGCTGCCCGCCGGGGCGGACGGCCTGTACCTCGGCGGCGGCTATCCGGAGCTGCACGCCGACGCGCTGCAAAAAAATAAAAGCATGCGGGAAAGCGTGCGGCGCGCGGTGGCGGGCGGTCTGCCCACGGTGGCGGAATGCGGCGGCTTTCTCTACCTGCACCAAACGCTGTGCGGCCGGGCTATGGCGGGCGCGCTATGCGGCGCGGCCGATATGACCGCGCGCCTACAGCCCTTCGGCTATGTGACGCTTTACGCCGCGCGGGACAATTTGCTTTGCCCCGCAGGCGGACAAATCCGCGCGCATGAATTTCATTACGCGGCGTCCGGCCTTGCCGGGTACGGCTTTACGGCGCGCAAGCCGAATGGGCGCGCGTGGCCCTCGGCGGTATCTTCGCCCACGCTGTACGCGGGCTTTCCGCATTTGTATTTTCGCTCGAATCCGCTTTTTGCGGAGAATTTTATCCGCCGGTGCGCGGGGATGGAGGCTAAACGATGA
- a CDS encoding cobalamin biosynthesis protein yields MRVCRRDRSKHKSPNAGQTEAACAGALHVQLGGDAKYFGKVVKKQAFGDPDRRIAPIDITRACDLMTMASVLALTLCCAVRQLLTWPM; encoded by the coding sequence CTGCGCGTTTGCCGCCGCGACCGGTCAAAGCACAAAAGCCCGAACGCCGGACAGACCGAAGCCGCCTGCGCGGGCGCGCTGCATGTGCAGCTCGGCGGGGATGCGAAGTATTTCGGCAAGGTGGTCAAAAAACAGGCCTTCGGCGACCCGGACCGCCGCATCGCCCCGATCGATATCACCCGCGCGTGCGATCTGATGACCATGGCGAGCGTGCTGGCGCTCACGCTGTGCTGCGCGGTGCGGCAGCTGCTCACGTGGCCGATGTGA
- a CDS encoding adenosylcobinamide-GDP ribazoletransferase codes for MLAETACFAQLYQKPALLPFALTGFALSRALGGREIVALPCAKESGLAHLFAEGSDKKAVAATLLLETAVLFAAAVLWLRASPGGVGAVCVGALVLLAGYWLHGRLCRDVFGGITGDLAGFFISLAELFCLFFAAVGGLSL; via the coding sequence TTGCTGGCCGAAACGGCCTGTTTTGCCCAGCTTTACCAGAAGCCCGCGCTCCTGCCGTTCGCCCTTACGGGCTTTGCGCTCTCGCGCGCGCTCGGCGGGCGGGAGATCGTCGCGCTTCCCTGCGCCAAGGAATCCGGCCTTGCCCATCTATTCGCGGAGGGGAGCGATAAAAAAGCCGTCGCGGCGACGCTGCTGCTCGAAACGGCGGTTCTTTTCGCCGCCGCCGTTCTTTGGCTGCGCGCTTCGCCCGGCGGCGTGGGCGCGGTTTGCGTGGGGGCGCTTGTTTTGCTGGCCGGGTATTGGCTGCACGGCAGGCTGTGCCGGGACGTATTCGGCGGAATCACGGGCGATTTGGCGGGCTTTTTCATTTCGCTGGCCGAGCTTTTTTGCCTATTTTTCGCCGCTGTGGGAGGACTTTCGTTATGA
- a CDS encoding precorrin-8X methylmutase produces MNMNLTPAEIERRSFEIIAEELGGRTFPAGEREVVCRVIHTSADFDYAENLRFSPDAVERGKAALLAGATVVTDTNMAFAGVNKAALQTCGAAARCFMAEEDVAREAKARGVTRAVVSMERAAALEGPVIFAIGNAPTALIRLHELIREGAASPALVIGVPVGFVNVVEAKELFVGGATPHIIARGRKGGSNVAAAIVNALLYQITEREGF; encoded by the coding sequence ATGAACATGAATTTAACGCCCGCCGAGATCGAGCGGCGCAGCTTCGAGATCATCGCGGAGGAGCTGGGCGGCCGCACCTTCCCGGCGGGGGAGCGCGAGGTGGTGTGCCGCGTCATCCACACCAGTGCGGATTTTGACTATGCGGAAAACCTGCGCTTTTCGCCGGACGCGGTGGAGCGCGGCAAAGCCGCCCTGCTTGCGGGCGCGACGGTCGTGACCGATACCAACATGGCTTTCGCGGGCGTCAACAAGGCGGCGCTGCAAACGTGCGGCGCGGCGGCGCGCTGCTTCATGGCGGAGGAGGACGTTGCGCGCGAAGCGAAGGCGCGCGGCGTGACCCGCGCCGTGGTTTCGATGGAGCGGGCGGCGGCGCTCGAAGGGCCGGTGATCTTCGCCATCGGCAACGCGCCCACCGCGCTCATTCGCCTGCACGAGCTGATACGCGAGGGCGCGGCGTCGCCCGCGCTCGTGATCGGCGTGCCGGTCGGCTTTGTCAACGTGGTGGAAGCCAAGGAGTTGTTTGTAGGCGGCGCAACGCCGCATATCATCGCGCGCGGACGCAAGGGCGGCTCTAATGTGGCGGCCGCCATCGTCAACGCGCTGCTGTATCAGATCACCGAGCGGGAGGGATTCTAA
- the cobT gene encoding nicotinate-nucleotide--dimethylbenzimidazole phosphoribosyltransferase, whose amino-acid sequence MNIKECRAAIRPPCGESEQAARRRFSDIAIPLGSLGLLEDAVVRLAGMQRTARPKLAKRAAVVFCADNGVVAQGVTQCGQEITALVTENLSKGSTSVCCMARRAGLDVVPVDIGVAQPVSGAKIRQRCVRRGTADMTRGPAMTRDECVRAVETGIAVADELAGEGYALFAAGEMGIGNTTTSAAIAAVLTGAPASEITGRGAGLSTEGLKKKISAIETAIALSRPDAADPLDVLHKVGGLDIAGLAGLYLGAAAHGLPTVLDGLISCVAALIAVRLCPAVKAYLIASHVSAEPAGRRVLEELGLSPLICAGMRLGEGTGAVAGVALIDLALAAYDNMPSFAEIGMQAYQPLT is encoded by the coding sequence ATGAACATCAAAGAGTGCAGGGCGGCCATTCGCCCCCCTTGCGGGGAGAGCGAGCAGGCGGCCAGACGCCGCTTTTCCGATATCGCGATCCCGCTGGGCAGCTTGGGGCTGCTGGAGGACGCGGTCGTGCGGCTCGCGGGCATGCAGCGCACGGCGCGGCCAAAGCTCGCAAAGCGCGCGGCGGTGGTATTCTGCGCGGATAACGGCGTGGTCGCGCAGGGCGTGACGCAGTGCGGGCAGGAGATCACCGCCCTGGTCACCGAAAACCTCAGCAAAGGCAGCACCTCGGTCTGCTGCATGGCGCGCCGCGCCGGTCTGGACGTGGTGCCGGTCGATATCGGCGTGGCACAGCCCGTTTCGGGTGCGAAAATACGGCAGCGCTGTGTGCGGCGCGGCACGGCCGATATGACGCGGGGCCCCGCTATGACGCGGGACGAGTGCGTCCGCGCGGTCGAGACCGGCATCGCCGTCGCGGACGAGCTCGCGGGCGAGGGGTACGCCCTTTTCGCGGCGGGCGAAATGGGCATCGGCAATACGACGACGAGCGCGGCGATCGCCGCCGTGCTCACCGGCGCGCCGGCCTCCGAGATCACCGGGCGCGGCGCGGGCCTCTCCACCGAGGGGCTAAAGAAAAAGATAAGCGCCATCGAGACCGCGATCGCCCTCAGCCGGCCCGACGCCGCCGACCCGCTGGATGTGCTGCACAAGGTCGGCGGGCTGGATATCGCGGGGCTCGCGGGCCTGTATCTGGGCGCGGCGGCGCACGGCCTGCCCACCGTGCTGGACGGGCTGATCTCCTGCGTGGCGGCGCTCATCGCGGTGCGGCTGTGCCCGGCGGTTAAGGCGTATCTGATCGCTTCGCATGTATCCGCCGAACCGGCGGGCCGCCGGGTGCTGGAGGAGCTGGGGCTTTCGCCGCTCATCTGCGCCGGTATGCGCCTTGGCGAGGGCACGGGCGCGGTGGCGGGCGTGGCGCTCATCGATCTGGCCCTCGCGGCGTACGACAACATGCCGAGCTTTGCGGAGATCGGCATGCAAGCGTACCAGCCGCTCACCTGA